A genomic region of Rhodohalobacter sp. SW132 contains the following coding sequences:
- a CDS encoding HD family phosphohydrolase yields MKVLEKLGLGRKKSEGAPNIGEKKKKEQIEAENKRKVIYRVLIIFGFLGLILYASPDVIYQPVSSYSVGEPWRADDLTAPFTFSELKTEEELQDERDAIRSETPPVFHVNNAVRNESQDALDSMYRNLQPVIDAYVQWQRSKQSDDSAARNDSIRFVQEKNLSNVEFTDEAWNVLLENYANMRLNNGSQGRSVLNEIRTELDRVLTQIYNSGVLDIPKDDIETREITVRNLQERTERTIILNNTRDLYDAIEFAQNRIRNQFSADIARIALQITDQVLEPNWEYNEEATEAILSEQLDEISRTKGVVTSGEVIIRRGDIVTAERENKLRSLAEARASTATQFERFTRQGGEALIIIVVTILFLYYLFLYRKPIFNDISNFLMVFLILAALCVGSAIIYQFETLNMLVVPIAIAPIILTIIFDSRVGLMATITLAIITAVMHDNNFEYLVATITACSLGIFSVRDIKNRSQFFLSTPFIVFCSYMLVLGGFSLARYAGWTQFLDTTLAVAINSVFILFTYPLILIIEKLFRVTTDFTLLELSDTNRPLMKDLMTKAPGSFHHSLQVANLAEAAASAIEANALLCRVGAMYHDIGKMVKPSYFIENQQEGNDHDKLKAKMSALVIKAHVSDGEKMAKKNDLPQVVIDFIRTHHGTSLIRYFYDKAKKNSRDDSDVPEEDYRYDGPIPWTKEQGILLLADGVEAASRAMKNPTYNKLENLINRMVDDHISEGQLDACPLTFRHIQIIKETFLSILVGVYHSRVEYPEDDELKSKKVIKRHQDSSEPDIEARSEKQDPDRQNQHGEENSQVNKEEEEKQEDR; encoded by the coding sequence ATGAAAGTACTGGAAAAATTAGGCCTGGGTCGAAAAAAGAGTGAAGGAGCTCCGAACATCGGCGAAAAAAAGAAAAAAGAGCAGATTGAGGCCGAAAATAAGCGAAAAGTGATCTACCGGGTGCTTATTATCTTCGGTTTCCTCGGGCTGATATTGTACGCATCACCGGATGTTATCTACCAGCCTGTTTCGAGTTATTCCGTTGGCGAACCGTGGCGGGCTGACGATCTTACCGCTCCGTTCACCTTCTCAGAACTAAAAACTGAAGAAGAGCTCCAGGACGAAAGGGATGCCATACGCTCTGAAACACCCCCTGTTTTTCATGTGAACAATGCGGTAAGAAATGAGTCTCAGGACGCACTGGATTCAATGTACCGAAATCTCCAGCCCGTTATTGACGCTTATGTACAGTGGCAGCGTTCTAAGCAGAGTGATGATTCGGCCGCACGAAATGACAGTATTCGATTTGTGCAGGAAAAAAACCTGTCAAATGTGGAGTTTACTGACGAAGCGTGGAATGTGCTGCTCGAAAATTATGCAAATATGCGTCTGAACAACGGCAGCCAGGGTCGCTCGGTGCTTAATGAAATCCGAACGGAGCTCGACCGGGTGCTCACACAGATCTACAACAGCGGAGTGCTCGACATACCGAAAGATGATATTGAAACACGTGAAATTACGGTCAGAAATCTCCAGGAAAGAACCGAACGCACGATCATTTTGAACAATACGCGGGATCTGTACGATGCGATTGAATTTGCTCAAAACAGGATCCGAAATCAATTCTCGGCTGATATCGCCCGAATAGCGCTGCAGATCACCGACCAGGTTCTCGAACCGAACTGGGAGTATAATGAAGAGGCAACGGAGGCAATACTATCCGAACAGCTGGATGAAATCTCCAGAACCAAAGGTGTGGTAACCAGCGGAGAGGTGATTATCCGCCGGGGTGATATTGTTACGGCTGAAAGGGAAAATAAACTGAGAAGCCTCGCCGAAGCCCGTGCATCCACAGCCACACAATTTGAACGGTTTACACGTCAGGGTGGTGAAGCACTGATCATCATCGTGGTAACCATTCTATTCCTCTATTACCTGTTTCTCTACAGGAAACCCATTTTTAACGATATTTCGAATTTTTTGATGGTATTCCTGATCCTCGCAGCTCTTTGCGTGGGGAGCGCAATCATCTACCAGTTTGAGACACTTAACATGCTGGTCGTTCCAATCGCCATTGCACCCATTATCCTTACTATCATTTTCGACTCACGTGTTGGCCTGATGGCAACCATAACGCTGGCCATAATCACGGCTGTGATGCACGATAACAATTTCGAATACCTTGTGGCTACCATCACCGCGTGTAGTCTCGGTATCTTTTCTGTGAGAGATATCAAAAACAGGTCACAGTTTTTCTTATCTACCCCGTTTATCGTTTTCTGCAGCTACATGCTTGTTCTGGGCGGGTTTTCCCTGGCCCGGTATGCCGGATGGACGCAATTTCTGGATACAACACTGGCTGTGGCGATCAACTCAGTGTTTATTCTCTTCACCTATCCGCTGATTCTGATCATTGAGAAGTTGTTCCGGGTCACCACCGATTTTACACTGCTGGAGCTGAGTGACACCAATCGTCCGCTAATGAAAGATCTGATGACAAAAGCTCCTGGCTCCTTCCATCATAGCCTGCAGGTTGCAAATCTCGCGGAAGCGGCTGCATCAGCAATTGAAGCAAACGCTCTGCTCTGCCGTGTGGGCGCAATGTATCATGATATCGGTAAGATGGTGAAACCGAGTTATTTTATCGAAAATCAGCAGGAAGGCAACGATCACGACAAACTGAAAGCGAAAATGAGCGCCCTTGTGATTAAAGCCCACGTAAGCGACGGGGAAAAAATGGCCAAAAAGAATGATCTTCCCCAGGTGGTCATCGACTTCATCAGAACTCATCACGGCACCTCTCTGATCCGGTATTTTTACGATAAAGCGAAAAAGAATTCACGTGACGATTCCGATGTGCCGGAAGAAGATTACCGTTATGATGGTCCGATTCCCTGGACCAAGGAGCAAGGTATTCTTCTGCTTGCAGATGGTGTGGAAGCTGCATCCCGTGCGATGAAAAATCCCACATACAACAAACTTGAAAATTTGATTAATCGAATGGTAGACGATCACATCAGCGAGGGGCAGCTGGATGCATGTCCGCTCACGTTTCGTCACATCCAGATTATTAAAGAGACCTTTTTAAGTATTCTTGTCGGCGTATACCACAGCCGGGTAGAATATCCTGAAGATGATGAGCTAAAATCGAAAAAAGTGATTAAACGTCACCAGGATAGCTCCGAACCGGACATTGAGGCTCGATCTGAGAAACAGGATCCGGACAGGCAAAATCAGCACGGAGAAGAAAATTCCCAGGTAAATAAAGAAGAGGAAGAGAAACAGGAAGACCGGTGA
- the xerD gene encoding site-specific tyrosine recombinase XerD, whose amino-acid sequence MKPFSTELKRYLQFIKVEKGLAKNSVVSYENDLERYLLFLRRECRLNDLGGVTLQHIEQFLNELTELELSPGTIARNISSIRSFHEFAVVENFSEANPAELVDLPKKAQTLPEVLSADEVIQIIDTTDRTDDAGIRDAAILETLYATGMRVSELTGLELDNLYFEIGFIRVVGKGNKERLVPVGGMAQSAIEHYTESVRERFINPKKRSKAENKLFLNQRGGPLSRMSIWNIVNKYAEKAGIEKNVYPHIFRHSFATHLLEGGADLRAVQEMLGHSSIITTEIYTHVDRSLLHQVHKEFHPRA is encoded by the coding sequence GTGAAACCATTTTCAACTGAACTAAAACGGTACCTTCAGTTTATAAAAGTGGAGAAAGGTCTTGCCAAAAATTCAGTCGTTTCCTATGAAAATGATCTTGAACGGTATCTGCTGTTCTTACGACGTGAGTGCCGCCTGAACGACCTGGGCGGGGTTACACTTCAACACATTGAACAGTTTCTGAATGAACTGACCGAACTGGAACTTTCACCCGGCACAATTGCCCGGAATATTTCGAGCATCCGCAGTTTTCACGAGTTTGCAGTCGTGGAAAACTTCTCGGAAGCGAATCCGGCAGAATTGGTAGACCTCCCAAAAAAAGCACAGACCCTTCCCGAAGTACTTTCCGCAGATGAAGTCATTCAAATCATTGATACAACAGACCGTACCGATGATGCCGGAATTCGTGATGCGGCAATTCTGGAGACTCTCTATGCAACGGGAATGCGCGTAAGCGAACTCACCGGCCTTGAACTGGACAACCTGTATTTTGAAATCGGCTTTATCCGCGTGGTCGGTAAAGGGAATAAGGAGCGGCTGGTGCCGGTCGGCGGGATGGCTCAGAGTGCCATTGAGCACTACACAGAATCTGTAAGGGAGCGGTTTATCAATCCCAAAAAACGTTCAAAAGCTGAAAATAAACTTTTCCTTAATCAGCGCGGCGGACCGCTCAGCCGTATGAGTATCTGGAATATTGTGAACAAATATGCAGAAAAAGCCGGAATTGAGAAAAATGTGTATCCCCATATTTTCCGCCACTCATTTGCCACCCATCTGCTTGAAGGCGGTGCGGATTTGAGGGCTGTGCAGGAGATGCTTGGCCACAGTTCCATCATCACAACAGAAATATATACACATGTTGACCGCTCCCTCCTTCACCAGGTTCATAAAGAATTTCATCCAAGGGCTTAG
- the ggt gene encoding gamma-glutamyltransferase has translation MHYRFALIALFFWIISVPELSAQVASPIPYQDAVISSADHYATEAGLEILQKGGNAVDAAIAIQFALAVTMPSAGNIGGGGFMVLRLSNGEIKTLDFREKAPANATRNMFLDDDGNYVPDKSRIGGLASGVPGTVDGMISALERYGTLPLEVIMEPAIALANGGFRLRHSHAESLNRYAKQLAEFESSREIFLRPDGTNWREGHLLIQHELGETLERIARVGRDGFYSGITARLIVQELQRQGGVMTLRDLRNYSSEWRNPLRAHYMGYDFHMMPPPSSGGVVMKQVLSKIGELNPDETGINSSGYIHLLSEAFRRAFADRNYYLGDPDFTDIPLETLMSETYLDHRFSDFSPDRATPSNDIEHGSVQPYEEGPETTHFSVVDRDGNTVAVTTTLNGSYGSYVTVSGAGFLLNNEMDDFSAKPGEPNMFGLIGAEANAVEPNKRMLSSMSPTIVTQNGEVRMVAGAAGGPRIITSTLQNILNVIAFDMNATEAISTPRFHHQWLPDRIDHESLAITSDTAKLLRNKGHELRLTRDIARVHLIVIDEDGWRTGAADPRGDGSVKGY, from the coding sequence ATGCACTATCGCTTCGCTCTCATTGCTCTCTTCTTCTGGATCATTTCCGTTCCTGAACTTTCCGCCCAGGTTGCATCTCCCATCCCTTACCAGGATGCTGTAATTTCCAGCGCCGATCACTACGCGACCGAAGCCGGACTCGAAATTCTCCAAAAAGGTGGCAATGCTGTGGATGCAGCGATTGCCATACAGTTTGCCCTCGCCGTAACCATGCCGAGTGCCGGAAATATCGGAGGAGGCGGTTTTATGGTTTTACGGCTGTCTAATGGGGAGATTAAAACGCTTGATTTCAGGGAGAAGGCACCCGCAAATGCTACAAGAAATATGTTCCTGGATGATGATGGAAATTATGTACCTGATAAAAGCCGGATTGGCGGCCTTGCATCTGGTGTTCCGGGAACCGTAGATGGCATGATCAGCGCACTGGAACGCTACGGAACACTGCCGCTTGAGGTGATTATGGAGCCAGCCATTGCGCTGGCAAACGGCGGTTTCAGGCTTCGGCACTCACACGCAGAAAGCCTGAACCGATATGCGAAACAGCTTGCTGAATTTGAGAGCTCCCGCGAAATTTTTCTTCGCCCGGATGGTACAAACTGGAGAGAAGGTCACCTGTTGATTCAGCATGAACTGGGCGAAACACTCGAAAGAATCGCTCGTGTGGGGCGTGATGGGTTCTATTCAGGGATCACAGCACGTTTAATTGTGCAGGAACTTCAGCGCCAGGGCGGTGTAATGACGCTGCGGGATTTGCGCAACTATTCAAGTGAATGGCGTAATCCGCTCCGGGCTCACTATATGGGATACGACTTCCACATGATGCCGCCACCCAGCAGCGGCGGTGTCGTGATGAAACAGGTGCTCTCAAAGATTGGTGAGCTCAACCCCGACGAGACCGGGATCAATTCGTCCGGCTATATTCACCTGCTATCTGAAGCGTTCAGACGCGCATTTGCCGACCGAAACTACTATCTCGGCGATCCGGATTTTACAGATATTCCGCTTGAAACATTAATGTCGGAAACATATCTGGATCATCGTTTTTCTGATTTCTCCCCCGATCGGGCCACACCCAGTAATGATATTGAACACGGTTCGGTTCAACCCTACGAAGAAGGACCTGAAACCACCCATTTTTCAGTTGTTGACAGAGATGGAAATACTGTAGCAGTTACCACCACCCTGAATGGGTCATATGGAAGTTACGTCACCGTCAGCGGGGCAGGTTTTCTGTTGAACAATGAAATGGATGATTTTTCCGCTAAACCGGGTGAACCCAACATGTTTGGCCTGATCGGTGCAGAAGCAAACGCAGTGGAACCCAACAAGCGGATGCTAAGCAGCATGAGCCCCACGATTGTGACCCAAAACGGTGAGGTAAGAATGGTTGCCGGTGCGGCTGGTGGTCCGCGGATTATCACCTCTACCCTGCAAAATATTCTAAACGTGATTGCATTCGATATGAACGCGACGGAGGCAATTTCAACTCCAAGGTTCCACCACCAGTGGCTGCCTGACAGAATTGATCACGAATCACTGGCAATTACCAGTGACACGGCAAAATTACTCCGAAATAAAGGTCATGAACTCCGGCTTACACGTGATATCGCCCGTGTGCATTTGATTGTGATCGATGAAGATGGCTGGCGAACCGGGGCTGCCGATCCGCGCGGTGATGGAAGTGTGAAGGGATATTAG
- the tnpA gene encoding IS200/IS605 family transposase, producing MSTHTQILYQIIFSTKLRTPTLLKDNREELFKYIWGILKNNKCHLYRINGVEDHLHIVTHVHPSISVSSLVKDIKVSCNSYIKSNLLFPEFTAWQEGYSAFTYSIKEKNRLIEYVKKQETHHKTISYREELITLLQEHRVEFNEKYLM from the coding sequence ATGAGTACGCATACACAAATCCTTTATCAGATTATCTTTAGTACAAAACTAAGAACACCAACCCTTTTGAAAGACAATCGTGAAGAGCTTTTTAAATACATTTGGGGAATATTGAAAAACAATAAATGCCATTTGTATAGAATCAATGGGGTAGAAGATCATTTGCACATTGTTACTCATGTTCATCCTTCAATTTCAGTATCGTCATTGGTAAAAGACATCAAAGTTTCTTGTAATTCGTATATCAAGTCAAATTTGTTGTTTCCGGAATTTACAGCATGGCAAGAAGGGTATTCCGCATTTACCTATTCTATTAAAGAAAAAAATCGGCTGATTGAATATGTGAAAAAACAGGAGACTCATCATAAAACCATTTCTTACCGGGAGGAGTTGATCACATTATTACAAGAACACCGGGTAGAATTTAATGAGAAATATTTGATGTGA
- a CDS encoding DUF2723 domain-containing protein, whose translation MDIASTFAQHRTRNIFFAFLSWFIAFVVYTLTVAPTASFWDPAEYIAISHTLQVAHPPGSPFFALAGRLVSMFIPAEYVALSINMISVTASALTVMLLYLVTIRLIEQFRGPIDELTLTDKIGSYGGALLGAFTYMFTHTQWFNAVEAEMYGTSTFFTALVVWLALKWAANHKEKHSERWLILIAYLFGIGIGVHLLNLLTVFFVALIIYFTLYEFSVKSFLITVAASVACFLTVYPITIINLPNLADEISAATYGLIGPFTYLFVIIGALIFGLYYTHKKGRRYLNMGLLCYMMIMIGYSSYALVIIRSQADPPIDENDPSTLTDFVSYLSRDQYGTAPLLRGYTYNNRTGNIDRTEEKMFPRRHSAQGRHTQYYANFDSDWEFFWSYQVNHMYLRYFNWNFIGRDSDIQNANWVSGFSDSRHKNNPAHSYYFYLPFLFGLIGMIYHFQKDWRRGLSVLALFVLTGLAIIFYLNQTPFEPRERDYAYAGSFFAFSIWIGIGATAILELVRKFVSNSSVVSYSALSVMILAVPVWMGYQNYPSHDRSERYVARDYAYNLLNSVEPYAMLFTNGDNDTFPLWYLQEVEGIRTDVRVVCLSLLNTDWYIKQMRDRQTHESLPLPISFSDEEIQQITGQFELHQPGNVTIPVNKPLLEAAFSGDVTEFPGLEITPMIQNQLRSAVPFSIPVEELDDEVSWYLEGRPAGRDQQGNQRFYLQAQDIVALELLEQNQWLRPIYFANTVSGDGQLGLQEYFQFEGKAFRVVPKHRPGSGQFGYIDTEVHAERLAGFQFNKWNSPTVYFDENIRRMLSNYRYSFMQLADAYMEQGEPDQAAYWLKYGEDHIPFREVENDWMIPTLYSYRYSRVDEFERTTELSSFISEQLKHEIRYDIKELEDLEREISRLDDRAQNARANARMERYRSLQEQLDRRNRNREELMQELNFRVSLMTVLQFNFYSAEREDLADEIAYDVEILTDGRFRLPDSEESNRQEVNRFGLGI comes from the coding sequence ATGGATATTGCGTCAACTTTCGCTCAGCATCGAACGCGAAACATCTTTTTTGCTTTTCTTTCGTGGTTCATCGCCTTTGTCGTCTACACGTTAACAGTTGCACCGACTGCCTCTTTCTGGGACCCCGCCGAATATATCGCAATTTCACACACGCTACAGGTAGCTCATCCACCGGGATCTCCTTTTTTCGCCCTGGCTGGCCGCCTGGTTTCCATGTTCATTCCTGCTGAGTATGTTGCCCTAAGCATAAACATGATCAGTGTCACCGCCTCTGCCCTGACGGTTATGCTGCTCTACCTCGTTACCATTCGCCTGATTGAACAGTTCCGCGGTCCCATTGATGAACTTACTCTTACCGACAAAATCGGCAGTTACGGCGGTGCCCTTCTCGGAGCATTCACCTACATGTTCACACATACTCAGTGGTTTAATGCTGTTGAAGCGGAGATGTACGGTACTTCTACATTTTTCACTGCACTTGTTGTTTGGCTGGCTCTTAAGTGGGCCGCTAATCACAAAGAAAAGCATTCCGAACGATGGCTCATCCTCATTGCCTACCTGTTTGGAATTGGAATCGGCGTTCACCTGCTGAACCTGCTTACCGTCTTCTTTGTAGCACTTATCATTTACTTCACACTGTACGAATTTTCGGTGAAATCATTTTTAATCACCGTTGCTGCTTCTGTTGCCTGTTTTTTAACAGTCTACCCCATTACCATTATCAATCTGCCGAACCTTGCTGATGAAATTTCAGCAGCAACCTACGGGCTGATCGGACCGTTTACCTATCTTTTTGTGATTATCGGTGCCCTGATTTTTGGTCTCTATTACACCCATAAAAAAGGAAGGCGATATTTGAATATGGGGCTGCTCTGTTATATGATGATTATGATAGGCTACTCCAGTTATGCATTGGTAATCATCCGGTCCCAAGCAGATCCCCCAATCGATGAAAATGATCCATCCACGCTGACCGACTTTGTTTCATACCTCAGCCGGGATCAGTACGGTACGGCTCCTCTTTTGCGCGGATACACTTACAATAACCGTACAGGAAACATCGACCGAACGGAAGAGAAAATGTTTCCGCGAAGGCACTCCGCTCAAGGCCGGCATACACAGTATTATGCCAATTTTGACAGTGATTGGGAGTTTTTCTGGAGTTACCAGGTCAATCATATGTACCTGCGTTATTTCAACTGGAACTTCATAGGCCGCGATTCAGATATTCAAAACGCAAACTGGGTTTCCGGTTTTTCCGACAGCCGCCATAAAAATAACCCGGCCCACTCCTACTATTTCTATCTGCCGTTTCTGTTCGGGCTGATAGGAATGATCTATCACTTTCAAAAAGACTGGAGGAGGGGTCTGTCGGTTCTCGCACTGTTTGTGCTCACCGGCCTTGCCATCATTTTCTACCTGAATCAAACCCCGTTTGAACCGAGGGAGAGGGACTATGCCTACGCCGGATCGTTCTTCGCCTTTTCCATATGGATTGGGATCGGGGCCACCGCTATACTCGAACTGGTGAGGAAATTTGTATCAAACAGCAGTGTGGTTTCCTACAGCGCACTGAGCGTGATGATTCTGGCCGTACCGGTTTGGATGGGATATCAAAACTACCCGAGTCATGATCGCAGTGAGCGGTATGTAGCTCGTGATTACGCCTACAACCTACTGAATTCGGTTGAACCGTACGCCATGCTTTTCACTAACGGCGATAACGATACCTTCCCGCTCTGGTACCTGCAGGAAGTTGAGGGAATACGTACAGATGTTCGGGTAGTCTGCCTGAGTCTGCTCAATACCGACTGGTATATTAAGCAGATGCGTGACCGGCAAACCCATGAATCACTGCCGCTTCCAATCTCGTTTTCCGATGAAGAGATCCAGCAGATAACGGGTCAATTTGAACTTCACCAGCCAGGCAATGTTACCATTCCTGTGAATAAACCACTTCTTGAAGCGGCATTTTCAGGTGACGTTACCGAATTCCCCGGGCTGGAAATAACCCCCATGATCCAGAATCAGCTTAGATCAGCCGTTCCGTTTTCCATTCCGGTTGAAGAACTTGATGATGAAGTGAGCTGGTATCTTGAAGGACGCCCAGCCGGAAGAGATCAGCAGGGAAATCAGCGATTCTATCTTCAAGCGCAGGATATTGTCGCGCTTGAACTGCTTGAACAAAACCAGTGGCTGCGGCCGATCTACTTTGCAAACACTGTTTCAGGAGATGGCCAGCTTGGTCTGCAGGAGTACTTCCAGTTTGAAGGGAAAGCCTTCCGGGTGGTTCCAAAACATCGTCCGGGTTCCGGTCAGTTTGGCTACATTGATACTGAAGTTCATGCAGAACGCCTTGCCGGATTCCAGTTTAACAAATGGAACAGCCCAACGGTTTACTTTGATGAGAACATTCGCCGGATGCTCAGTAACTACCGATACAGTTTTATGCAGCTTGCTGACGCGTATATGGAGCAGGGTGAACCCGATCAGGCGGCCTACTGGTTGAAATATGGTGAAGATCATATTCCCTTTCGGGAGGTCGAGAACGACTGGATGATTCCAACTCTCTACTCCTATCGCTATAGCCGGGTTGATGAATTTGAGCGAACAACTGAGCTCTCGTCATTTATCTCTGAGCAGTTGAAGCACGAGATCCGGTACGACATTAAGGAACTTGAAGATCTGGAGCGGGAAATTTCGCGGCTGGATGATAGGGCGCAGAACGCCAGGGCCAACGCCAGGATGGAGCGATACCGGTCTCTTCAGGAACAGCTCGACCGACGCAACAGAAATCGCGAGGAGCTGATGCAGGAGCTTAATTTCCGGGTCAGTCTGATGACTGTGCTCCAGTTTAACTTCTACAGCGCAGAACGCGAAGACCTTGCGGATGAAATCGCCTACGACGTTGAGATTCTCACCGATGGCCGCTTCCGGCTGCCCGATAGTGAAGAATCCAACCGCCAGGAGGTAAATCGTTTCGGTCTGGGAATTTAA
- the ybeY gene encoding rRNA maturation RNase YbeY yields the protein MKKKTMFPDLPGDSNQSVLQLHNPSGFDLPVTADELASMLQIIRETENADFSEVEVIYMDEEGIVEINKKHLSRDYVTDIISFRYDDDSENQQIEGSLYCCAPRIAEQSGEFGTNIREEFLRVFIHGILHLTGYDDQSDKEKEEMTRLEDFYLAEYSKNL from the coding sequence ATGAAGAAGAAGACGATGTTTCCTGATCTGCCGGGCGACAGCAATCAGTCCGTTCTTCAGCTTCACAACCCATCCGGGTTTGATCTTCCCGTTACCGCTGATGAACTCGCATCGATGCTTCAAATCATCCGAGAAACTGAAAACGCAGATTTTTCAGAAGTGGAAGTGATTTACATGGATGAAGAGGGAATCGTTGAGATCAACAAAAAACATCTTTCAAGAGATTATGTAACCGATATTATCAGTTTCAGATATGATGATGATAGCGAAAACCAGCAAATTGAAGGATCCCTTTACTGCTGCGCGCCGAGAATTGCTGAACAAAGTGGTGAATTTGGTACAAACATCCGGGAAGAATTTCTCCGCGTATTTATACACGGAATACTTCACCTCACGGGATACGACGACCAATCTGATAAAGAAAAAGAAGAGATGACCCGCCTCGAAGATTTTTATCTCGCAGAATACAGTAAAAACTTGTGA
- a CDS encoding toprim domain-containing protein produces MSVSGYTLLIVESSTLATRIQPMLPQHVVVIATDGFLWTPHFNQLKLKLGMRAVPEKRELRREIKQESARAVKTILATDSDPSGDFIAWSVAKNIALNRIFRAPLRAISKQSLDVLIESDTVVNWNQLHLKLQNRYILHSLWKQAYPNLDIKTAATAALFAAEFPCRSFRSPDGDRFQSDCPIVVRYGSEIKLDSESDQKHFKHNEPFSTFDATVKAFDRNGSTSYQKAQEKLYTLFTTAHPQTGEGLITYPRTDAVSFYPDTWDELYQQWIGRNRATEFLPAYLRDKLTGNGVHEAIHPVSMDADPEYINKHIPSDLGNIYAAIYDQTEKAIRMPDQAKVVFNSKSAGSFFLSENDDFKSRPEMLHPVIPREDYGKELNRYGVLRPSGFGQWLDRAISENIIQVNRWGDVHPGETILPLISEGDQFHTRILKMKEKADDPGLKIETIRQILTS; encoded by the coding sequence GTGAGCGTTTCCGGTTATACGCTTCTGATTGTTGAATCATCCACCCTTGCCACACGAATTCAGCCGATGCTTCCGCAACACGTGGTCGTAATCGCAACCGATGGATTTCTCTGGACTCCCCATTTTAATCAACTGAAACTGAAACTTGGTATGCGGGCCGTTCCTGAAAAAAGAGAACTTCGGCGTGAAATTAAGCAGGAATCTGCCCGGGCTGTTAAAACCATTTTGGCCACCGACAGTGATCCATCCGGTGATTTCATCGCTTGGTCTGTCGCTAAAAATATCGCATTAAACCGAATTTTCAGGGCTCCCTTGCGCGCCATATCAAAACAGAGCTTAGATGTCCTGATTGAATCTGATACTGTTGTTAACTGGAATCAGCTTCATCTGAAGCTTCAAAACCGCTACATCCTGCATTCGTTGTGGAAACAGGCCTATCCGAATCTCGATATTAAAACTGCGGCAACGGCTGCACTGTTTGCAGCTGAATTCCCCTGCCGCTCATTCCGGTCACCCGATGGGGATCGTTTTCAGTCTGACTGTCCGATAGTGGTTCGATACGGCTCAGAAATAAAACTCGATTCAGAAAGCGACCAAAAGCATTTCAAACACAATGAGCCGTTTAGCACGTTTGATGCCACAGTTAAAGCATTTGACCGAAACGGATCAACCTCCTATCAAAAAGCACAAGAGAAGCTCTACACCCTCTTTACGACCGCACATCCACAAACCGGTGAAGGATTAATCACCTACCCGCGAACCGACGCCGTAAGTTTTTATCCTGATACCTGGGATGAACTTTATCAGCAATGGATTGGTCGAAACAGAGCGACGGAATTTCTTCCAGCCTATCTACGGGATAAGCTCACCGGAAACGGAGTTCACGAAGCGATTCATCCGGTAAGCATGGATGCCGATCCGGAGTATATCAATAAACACATTCCTTCTGATTTGGGAAATATTTATGCTGCAATTTATGATCAGACAGAAAAGGCGATCAGAATGCCCGATCAGGCTAAAGTTGTTTTTAATTCAAAATCGGCCGGAAGTTTTTTTCTGTCAGAAAATGACGATTTTAAAAGTCGTCCGGAAATGCTTCACCCGGTAATCCCGAGAGAAGATTATGGAAAAGAATTGAACCGTTACGGCGTTTTGCGTCCATCCGGTTTTGGCCAGTGGCTGGATCGGGCGATCTCGGAAAATATCATACAGGTAAACCGCTGGGGAGACGTTCACCCCGGTGAAACTATTTTACCCCTGATTTCTGAAGGAGATCAATTTCATACCAGGATTCTGAAAATGAAGGAAAAAGCGGATGATCCCGGCCTTAAAATTGAAACCATTCGTCAGATTCTCACGTCTTAA